The window TACTGGAATTTGTTGATGAACCGGCGGCGGAAGACACCGTGTTTGAAGACAAAGGCGTTAAGGTAGTGGTCGACGGCAAAAGCCTGCAATTTCTGGACGGTACGCAGTTAGACTTCGTCAAAGAAGGTCTGAACGAAGGGTTTAAGTTCACCAACCCGAACGTCAAAGACGAGTGTGGATGCGGCGAAAGCTTCCACGTATAACCGCGTT is drawn from Citrobacter rodentium NBRC 105723 = DSM 16636 and contains these coding sequences:
- the iscA gene encoding iron-sulfur cluster assembly protein IscA, coding for MSITLSDSAAARVNTFLANRGKGFGLRLGVRTSGCSGMAYVLEFVDEPAAEDTVFEDKGVKVVVDGKSLQFLDGTQLDFVKEGLNEGFKFTNPNVKDECGCGESFHV